The genome window CATCAGGTCTACCATTCCACTCTACTTCTTGATCATGAACTAATCCATATATATTGCTTGGTATCATCAAATTTTCTATTTCCTTAACTATTATAATTGCAAAATTTCTGTACTATGCTGTAAAATtaaaattatgtcattttataggtTATGGAGTTTCTGCACATTGTTGTTAGTAAAAGGCTTCCAAAGATTTTTTAAAATTTGTATATGAATGTGTAACAAGCCCCATACCTTCTCTGTTTTCTTAGTAGCTTTGAATCTATGATGAAATGTAGGAGACATGTGAGTGGTGTTTGTAGCGATATGTTCTTGATTGCTCTTACTTAGTTGTTTACCCTGAACTGCAGATGTGAGGGCTAATCATTTAGATGAaccaagcattgtgctatgatatgATAGAGCAGTACTGCGAAAGTGCGAATATATTGTGAAGCAGCTCAATCACATGCAGAAAGAGAGGTAACTGTCAGTTCTCCAAGTGATGCATCGTTTTCAGCGTGTGAATACCTGTTTTAGTATATTGTTTGATGACATATGTCTCAATTAACCATTTGCAGCATACAAATGTGTCCGTTTGTGTTCTTTATAGAAAAAAAAGTTTGGTGGTAGTTATTAGATTTCTTTATAGGCATCATCCCTTTTGGACATTTAGTTTGATCAGTGCTCTAACGATTTCTGGCCTAAGTGGCTTGTTTGGAGATAATTGCTTTAGTGCATATCTTGATAGCTATAACTTGGTTGTCTTGTTCGCTTGTGTTTGTGCCGACCTTCGCCTCCTGCCCACCTTGCTCACAATGCCCGTCGTCGCATTGCAAGTAGATCTCCAGCAACTCCTGCCCGCTTCTGGCTAACAAGTAACAACCCGCGGAGCTTGGATCAGATAACAACTATTTGACATTTTGCATTTGAGGAAACTGCAATTAGGTCAAGGTTTGTCCTCATATAGTGTAAAGAAAAACGATTTCTTATTACAATACATCTATTGTGAGCAAGGTATTCTCCTTGGAAGGAAGAGTGCCTGAGATTAACAGTGAAAGGTCAGCAGCTTAGTGCCTGCTTTACCTTTGAGATTGATTTGTGTAATCGATTGAAATTGATTTGTTTGTATCACCATTCTTGGAAGGAAGAGTTCGCAACATCTTGATTTGATTGTCTCTGCATGGGTCTTCTCCTTAATGGTTCTGAAGCATTGTTGCTTTTAGTGAAATACTAATCTGCTTTCAGTTTCAGGGAACCTAGAGGATTTGGGTTCATCCAATACTTTGATCCTGAGGATGCTTCTAATGCAAAGTACCATATGGATGGGAAGATGCTGCTTGGAAGGAAAATTGCTGTTGTTTTTGTAGAGGAAAACAGGAAGAAGCCTTCTGACATGAGGGCCAGGGAAAAAATAAGGTAACAGTTGTTTTCCCTTTGCGATACCCATTCTATAACTGTGTACACTATCATTCTGTCATAGCATTTTAAGAGGCAAAAGCAAATGTACTCGTGCAATTTTTTACTTATGTAGTGGCAGAGGCCGTTCTTATGATGGGAGGTTGCGCTCAAGGTCACCTGGGTTGTACGATTCTCCTAGGGTAGATCACGgtcccaaagccgaagctactCGCCAGCACTTCAGCGAAAGCACTATTCAAGGTACGAGTTGCTGCCATCCTCTTATATGTTGTTGAAAACTCCATGCGCGGGCACTGTCCCAATCCAATTGATTGTCTCACATACCATCTTGACAGGTCCCCGGCTCCTCGACCTCGGGAGAGATCTTTGTCGCGTTCCCAGCTGTCAACAGATCAAGGAGTGCAAGCCCCATTGTTAGCAGGTCTCCTCGTAGGCAGGGGTCTCTCTCTTTTAGTGAGTGAGGTATCTCAGGGCTCTGTGTGATTATCTTGTCGCTGTTATGCTGAACCATATATGTTTCAGATTATTTTTGTTAGCACCCTCGTGTGTACTCTAGGATATCTGAACGTGTACTATGTGGGTATTCCAAAATCTCTGATGAGTGAAGTAAGTTGTGAACCAATGAACCTTGATGTTGGACGTGCTGACCAGTGCGCAGGTGCCTATGTGGTGTGATAGTGTTTCGTTCGGTTAGCAGAAACTGATAGGAGTTATAGCTCGGTTGGTTGTAGAAGTCTGGTAGCCTTGCTATTATCAAGATGATATCATATAACTGTCCATGTTTTACACAATGTTTAGAAGAACCCATAATAATGAGCAGATGGCAGTTTCCCTATCCTTGATGTTTTGACTATAGGAACATATAGAGCATATGACAGTTTCGTGAGAACGTGTGTCATACTAAGCCAGCTGCGAGCTCGAGTGAGAATACAGGCATTGCTTAGGACCACTACGCTGAATTTCTATAGTCAAAACATATACATGCATTCTATATTAACAAAAATATAAAATAATAATTAGTGTTTTTGCATATTAATGCATTTTTATTATAttgattccgtagcaacgcacgggcatatacttAGTTAGGTAGATATATTTGTTAGCGAGCTAGCAATTTTCTAGTCAGCTAGCTCTAGTACATTTAAATATAAATATGTCCTAATACGCCTATTTATTTTAGATTCTGTCTTGCATAGTCCAGCTTGACTAGTGAAACTGTTTTTGTAGATTCTAACTTCACGTGTAGTTTTTTTTTTTGATAAAATCAAAGCTGTTTTAGAGATCCAGTTGACAGAACACCTGATCTATATGATAAAAAAAAACTGAACGGGCCCACGACCTCTAAATACAAGATGAAGCTGTAAATATGAGGACACGATTTACGACActtgacagatagatgaagctgttTAAAAAACCTGTTTGACGAAAATACAATTCATAACAACCGGATGAAACTGTTGATGAAATGACAGGACCTTAATTCGTGGATGGATCTGCCAAGCTGACGAGTGCCGACATGGGTCAACCGTGGTCAAATTGAGACAGCCGCCTATCCAAAATGAGTTTGTTCCTGGTGCGATCGGCGAACGAAGCATGCATGCCTTGGTCCTTTTGAAACTCCGGCGGGTGGCGACAACGACGACGAGATGCAGATGCATGAATGGCAGGAAGTAGTGCAACTTGCCGGTGGCCGCCAATAAAATTCTATCCCTTTGAACTTAAATGGGGTAAGCGTCATATGCGTGCCAGCAACGGCGGTCGTAGACTCGTCGTTCAATTGGGTTCGCTCGTAGTGTCATAGCACGCCGGGTGCATTGCATTGCATGCGAGATGAAGCAACTACAGGAATTGCAAACATTTTTTTTACCACAGCTATTTTGAGTGATTTTAGGATAGGACTGTTACAAATTAAATTGGAGTATTTTTTAGTCACAAAAGTCacgcaaaacaagtttagtttttGACGGTTCACTTTGGTCCTAGAATattaaggccctgtttggtttTATTAGTCctaagactaaagtttagtcaagggactaatctttagtccctaccCTGTTTGGTTCTAGAGACTAAACATTAGCTAAACACAGTTAAAGCAGTATATAAATACCAAAATGCCCTCACGCTTGCCCCTGCTGCTTATACAAACACCTGTGCGTGCTTATACAAACAAACCGAGCACGTGCTTATACAAACACCTGTGCGTGCTTATATTTCAAATGAGCAAATGAGTTTCAAATATTCCAAATGAGTATACAAATAAGAAGCAACCACAAATATATTTCAAATATTCTAAATGCAGCTCGAGGGCAGAAGAGGAAATTTTGCTGTTTAGTCTCGTTTAGGAGCCCTTggagggactagagactaaagtGGTTTAGTCCCTCtattagagcaactccagtagttctctaaaagacttcctaaatcaataatttaggtagttaatatgaaaactattctccaacagttctctaaatgaactttctaaatttaacaacttgtcatctaacctcattttctctctacatttggcaaccatttaacaactccctaaacaaaaatgttggctgcattatatagtttttgtgacttattttttatgtggataaatacaaaacaaaattacaacctatatttagagaactattggagaactcacatttttttactccaaaagccatttagcaacttcttaaatctgtgttttagagagctaaaatttacataactattggagttgctcttagtccTTGTGTTTGGGAAATTAgggactaaaagggactaaaagatagggactaaacattagtcctatGGAACAAACAGGACCTAAACCTCTAATTTTCGGTGCTCACAAAAAAGTAGAGACTAGTTTTCGACGATTCAAAACGACTGACTAAAATTATGGTCTAATTTTTTTAGCCTCCTTCGACTGTCGAAAATTAGCTTCTTTATAGACCGCCACTAACCGCCACTATCTCTATACGTGCTCGCGTTGGATCCTTGCATGTCTGTGCACGCCATACCACCCTATCCTGTTTGTGCAGGCCTATTCTGGCGTTTGTGCAGTCCTATTCTAgcgtttgtgaaagggaaatgtgtccttagacaatttctataagtattttggtgattagatgtccaacacattaaTTGAGTACTTATATGCAAGAAGTGTAAATCATAGACAAAGGTATGTTTTTAgacttggtatattgtttttatgtcctaacatggttatccaagtgctagaaacagtggctaaagaagaagagaagaaaagggaaaagagttggctatgtgcagccaacaccagttcagtctggcacaccggactgtccgatgcgctagGCTGGCCGGCGGTGAAAAGGCTGCTATCGGGAAAAAGCAGaggcatacggctataattcaccggactatccggtggtgcaccggactgtccggtggtgcaccagactgtccagtgactgtgagccaacggtcgccagcgccaacggtcggccgcgcgatctgcggacGACGtgtggcccgcagcaacggtcggttgggcacaccggactgtccggtgtgcagcggacagtgtctggtgcgccaactgaccccgaggaccaacgatctgatgcgccagaaaaggaaggagattgcgcaccggacagctacagtgactgtccggtggtgcaccggactgcccagtgcaccacccgacaaaaggcaagtttggccttccaagttggcctccaacgg of Zea mays cultivar B73 chromosome 8, Zm-B73-REFERENCE-NAM-5.0, whole genome shotgun sequence contains these proteins:
- the LOC103635616 gene encoding serine/arginine-rich SC35-like splicing factor SCL33, translated to MDGKMLLGRKIAVVFVEENRKKPSDMRAREKISGRGRSYDGRLRSRSPGLYDSPRVDHGPKAEATRQHFSESTIQGPRLLDLGRDLCRVPSCQQIKECKPHC